A region of uncultured Draconibacterium sp. DNA encodes the following proteins:
- the rpoN gene encoding RNA polymerase factor sigma-54: MEQKLSLQQKLLQKLSPQQIQVIKLLEIPTMQLEQRIKKELEENPVLELESDNPSSADDQMDDGQDNNTDVDNEEFSMDDYYEDEEIPTYKLNVNNYSKDDKYIDVPFSVGTSFHEFLHEQLGLADLDDEEQQLAEYIIGNIDDDGYLRRDLMAISDDLAFNMNLDVPEEKLEKILLAIQDFDPPGIAARDLRECLLLQLERKENKGSQLAKTIVKDYFPEFTKKHYDKIRTKLELSDEELKKGIDEVLKLNPKPGSSYSNPLNKSNQHIVPDFILELVDGELSLSLNQRNVPELKINDTYTEMLRTMSQNQKAQKTDKEAVTFVKQKLDSAKWFIDAIHQRQTTLLLTMSEIISFQKEYFQEGDETKLRPMILKDIAERTGLDISTISRVSNSKYIQTHFGIYPLKYFFSEGLAKDDGEEVSTREIKKILQECIEGEDKHKPLTDEKLAKILKDKSYNIARRTVAKYREQLGVPVARLRKEL; the protein is encoded by the coding sequence ATGGAGCAAAAACTATCATTACAACAGAAGCTGCTCCAAAAGTTATCACCTCAGCAAATTCAGGTGATCAAACTTTTGGAAATCCCAACTATGCAACTCGAGCAGCGGATTAAAAAGGAGCTGGAAGAAAATCCGGTTTTGGAATTGGAATCGGATAATCCCTCGTCGGCTGACGACCAAATGGATGACGGACAGGATAATAATACGGATGTTGACAACGAAGAGTTTTCAATGGACGATTATTACGAGGATGAGGAAATTCCTACCTACAAGTTAAACGTAAATAATTATTCAAAAGACGATAAATACATTGATGTACCGTTTTCGGTAGGTACAAGTTTTCACGAATTTTTGCATGAACAACTGGGGCTGGCCGATTTGGATGATGAGGAGCAGCAACTGGCCGAATATATTATCGGAAACATTGATGACGACGGATACCTCCGCCGCGATTTAATGGCCATCAGCGACGATTTGGCTTTTAATATGAACCTCGATGTTCCGGAGGAAAAACTGGAGAAAATTCTATTGGCTATTCAGGATTTTGATCCTCCCGGAATAGCAGCACGCGATTTACGCGAATGTTTATTGTTGCAACTCGAGCGGAAAGAGAACAAAGGATCTCAATTGGCAAAAACGATTGTAAAAGACTATTTCCCGGAATTTACAAAAAAGCATTACGATAAAATCAGAACAAAACTGGAGCTTTCGGACGAGGAGCTAAAAAAAGGTATCGACGAGGTACTTAAATTAAATCCGAAACCGGGCAGCTCATACAGTAATCCTTTAAATAAATCGAATCAGCATATTGTGCCGGATTTTATTCTGGAGCTGGTTGACGGGGAGTTAAGCCTTTCGTTAAACCAACGTAACGTTCCGGAGCTAAAAATCAACGACACGTATACCGAGATGCTGAGAACCATGAGCCAGAACCAGAAGGCACAAAAAACCGACAAAGAAGCGGTAACTTTTGTGAAACAAAAACTGGATTCGGCAAAATGGTTTATCGACGCCATACACCAGCGGCAAACTACTTTGTTGCTTACCATGTCGGAGATTATCAGCTTTCAGAAAGAATATTTCCAGGAAGGCGACGAAACAAAACTTCGCCCGATGATTTTAAAAGACATCGCCGAGAGAACCGGGCTCGATATTTCAACCATATCAAGGGTTTCGAACAGTAAATACATTCAAACGCATTTTGGAATTTACCCGCTGAAATATTTCTTTTCCGAAGGTTTGGCAAAAGATGACGGTGAAGAGGTATCAACACGCGAAATCAAAAAAATTCTGCAGGAATGTATCGAGGGCGAGGACAAACACAAACCTTTAACCGATGAGAAACTGGC